The following coding sequences lie in one Lolium perenne isolate Kyuss_39 chromosome 2, Kyuss_2.0, whole genome shotgun sequence genomic window:
- the LOC127336328 gene encoding pentatricopeptide repeat-containing protein At3g22150, chloroplastic, which produces MAPPQCAVSPPPASPTNAKSRTQLAATQVKKLCKQGRLEHARRLLLDALPRPPPTLLCNVLLIAYAAAALPDHALRLYALLNHAARPPPRSDHYTYSCALTACARARRLRHGRSVHAHLLRRARSLPDTAVLRNSLLNLYASCARYRHGAGVDVVRSLFDAMPTRKRNAVSWNTLFSWYVRTGRPQEALEMFVRMLEDGVRPTPVSFVNICPAAGSVDPSWPFVLYGLLIKHGVEYIHDLFVVSSAIGMFSETGDVQSARTVFNRAAKKNIEVWNTMITGYVQNGRFSEAMDLFIQVLGSKAVPPDVVTFLSAVTAASQSQDGRLGQQLHCYLMKGLRSELPVILGNALAVMYSRCGNVQTAFELFDRLPEKDIVSWNTMVTAFVQNDFDFEGLLLVYQMQKSGFVPDAVTLTAALSAASNTGDLQIGKQSHGYLIRHGIEGEGLESYLIDMYSKSGRVDMAQKVFDGYGTGRDEVTWNAMIAGYTQSGQPEQAVLAFRAMIQAGVEPTSVTLASVLPACDPVGVGVCAGKQIHSFALRHSLDTNVFVGTALVDMYSKCGEISAAENVFGGMTEKSTVTYTTMISGLGQHGFGERALSLFYLMQDKGLKPDAVTFLAAISACNYSGLVDEGLSLYRSMETFGLSATPQHHCCIVDLLAKAGRADEAYDFVESLGEDGNFIAIWGSLLASCKAQGKMELAAWATEKVLNIEKQYGHAGYNVLLSQLFAAEGNWSSADSLRKEMRLRRLMKKAGSSWIEVQSPALQDRSIERNQNYPENGNILFMLDGDI; this is translated from the coding sequence ATGGCTCCTCCTCAGTGCGCCGTCTCCCCGCCTCCCGCTTCCCCCACCAATGCCAAGAGCAGGACGCAGCTCGCGGCGACGCAGGTCAAGAAGCTGTGCAAGCAGGGCCGGCTCGAGCACGCGCGGCGGCTGCTGCTGGACGCGCTGCCGCGCCCGCCGCCGACGCTGCTCTGCAACGTGCTCCTCatcgcctacgccgccgccgcgctcccGGACCACGCGCTCCGCCTCTACGCGCTCCTCAACCACGCCGCGCGCCCGCCGCCCCGCTCCGACCACTACACCTACTCCTGCGCGCTCACCGCCTGCGCCCGCGCCCGCCGCCTGCGCCACGGCAGGTCCGTCCACGCGCACCTCCTCCGCCGCGCCCGCTCGCTCCCGGACACCGCCGTCCTCCGCAACTCGCTGCTCAACCTCTACGCCTCCTGCGCGCGCTACCGCCACGGCGCCGGCGTGGACGTCGTCCGCAGCCTGTTCGACGCAATGCCTACCAGGAAAAGGAACGCCGTTTCCTGGAACACCCTGTTCAGCTGGTACGTCAGGACCGGGCGTCCCCAGGAGGCCCTGGAGATGTTCGTGCGGATGCTGGAGGACGGCGTCAGGCCCACCCCGGTCAGCTTCGTCAACATCTGCCCCGCGGCGGGAAGCGTAGACCCCAGCTGGCCATTCGTGCTCTACGGTCTGCTGATAAAACATGGAGTGGAGTATATCCACGATCTCTTCGTCGTCAGCTCAGCGATCGGCATGTTCTCCGAGACCGGGGATGTGCAGTCAGCTCGGACGGTCTTCAACCGCGCTGCAAAGAAGAACATCGAGGTTTGGAACACGATGATCACCGGGTACGTGCAGAACGGGCGGTTCTCTGAAGCCATGGATCTCTTTATCCAGGTACTGGGGTCTAAAGCGGTTCCACCGGATGTAGTGACTTTCTTGTCAGCCGTCACGGCGGCCTCGCAGTCACAGGATGGCAGGCTGGGTCAGCAGCTGCATTGCTACTTGATGAAAGGGTTGCGCAGCGAGCTGCCCGTGATACTCGGCAATGCGCTTGCTGTGATGTACTCGAGGTGCGGCAATGTGCAAACTGCCTTTGAGCTGTTTGATCGGCTGCCAGAGAAGGACATTGTTTCTTGGAACACCATGGTAACTGCTTTTGTGCAAAATGATTTCGACTTCGAGGGCTTGTTGCTCGTTTATCAGATGCAGAAGTCAGGCTTCGTTCCTGATGCGGTGACGTTGACTGCAGCGCTGTCTGCAGCTTCCAATACAGGAGACCTTCAGATTGGTAAGCAATCACACGGTTATCTCATCAGGCATGGCATTGAGGGTGAGGGCTTGGAGAGCTATCTAATAGACATGTACTCCAAATCTGGTCGTGTAGACATGGCCCAGAAAGTGTTTGATGGCTATGGGACTGGCAGAGACGAGGTCACTTGGAATGCCATGATAGCAGGGTACACACAGAGTGGCCAGCCTGAACAGGCGGTCTTAGCATTCCGCGCGATGATTCAGGCAGGTGTGGAACCTACTTCGGTGACACTGGCTTCGGTGCTTCCCGCTTGTGACCCTGTTGGAGTGGGTGTATGTGCAGGGAAGCAGATCCATTCTTTTGCTCTGCGCCATTCTTTGGATACCAATGTCTTTGTCGGTACAGCTCTTGTCGATATGTACTCCAAGTGCGGGGAGATTTCTGCCGCAGAAAATGTCTTCGGTGGCATGACGGAGAAGAGCACTGTCACCTACACGACGATGATTTCTGGTCTTGGTCAGCACGGTTTCGGCGAGAGAGCGCTATCCCTCTTCTACTTGATGCAAGACAAGGGGTTAAAGCCTGACGCTGTGACCTTCTTGGCGGCCATTTCAGCATGTAATTACTCTGGACTGGTCGATGAAGGTCTTTCTTTGTACAGGTCAATGGAAACATTTGGACTTTCAGCCACTCCTCAGCACCATTGCTGTATTGTGGACTTGTTGGCTAAAGCCGGGAGGGCGGACGAAGCATACGACTTTGTAGAAAGCCTGGGTGAGGATGGGAACTTCATCGCTATCTGGGGATCGCTTCTTGCATCCTGCAAAGCACAGGGCAAGATGGAGTTGGCAGCATGGGCGACTGAGAAGGTGCTCAACATCGAGAAACAGTATGGTCATGCAGGCTACAATGTTCTGCTGTCCCAGTTATTTGCTGCTGAGGGTAACTGGAGTAGTGCTGATAGTCTGAGAAAAGAGATGAGGTTAAGGAGGTTGATGAAAAAAGCAGGTTCAAGTTGGATTGAAGTCCAAAGTCCAGCATTACAGGACAGGTCTATCGAGAGAAACCAAAATTATCCTGAAAATGGTAACATATTATTTATGCTTGATGGGGATATTTGA
- the LOC127336327 gene encoding dual specificity protein kinase YAK1 homolog isoform X2 — protein MEEGSGRQEEGAAPPPWRPSGATLFRRFVGATATRGAPHAAHRAAGGGVAPRVSKLHGVKRKPFVVRLTADIIQTFERCHPEFKYSEALNPKRFLTHPSTPVHNNGVDNKYWDLILFVNQELLNETSNRRFIVKEMLGQGTFGQVVKCWDTETNDYVAVKVIKNQPAFYQQAIVEVSLLRTLNQKFDPDDQHNIVRMLDYLTFQNHLCIAFEMLGQNLYELLKRNHLRGLKVKYVQAFSKQILDAMIVMRDGGIIHCDLKPENILLAPTAKTAAAVKVIDFGSACMEGKTVYSYIQSRYYRSPEVLLGYPYTTAIDMWSFGCIVAELFIGLPLFPGASEYDVLKRMLKILGGQPPDDLLRGAKNTGRFFKPLGNINPGIRSHESPSTAYRMLSEEEVEGRGATRPILGKWYFPQQRLDQLIFTYPWDNTELSEKSDRSVLVDFLRGLLEFDPNKRWSPFQASGHPFITGEPFTGPYKPVSETPRIPVAHAAAVDHNPGGGHWLAAGLSPADLSPQIGSANRCLPPNNPYHPRMPFSYGSSYGSFGSHGSYAGNAGPASSYGSYGDVNNVNMYYSPVGPSGFPHVGSSPDIRLRPRISYDRGIRLSPGGMGPMSLGTSPSQFTPPNYQMHIPANSTGKHGSGSPASGSIHGSPLGKAAPVGQYSNRKNMPMPPHEFASQHGQGRHGDGVSFSHSDAYIRGHAGYSQHSLPSSGHSSWRPQIASGGGFTLEASSSHGSSGAFHSHNVPPLPSFDIIPDTSGPSTQDPSDWDPDYSEESLLQEDNSLSADLTSSLHLRDATGQPGGSARSTRVQSHNFASSNPLPTGQSYRGDQQLPSSSLGRGTRPTVPIIYGGYTPPNYAQQSLRGRHGHQFLQPRYSQATTNSHMRPPMGSHQSGQPAWPPPYGVGEGMPWGGTGVHSFTTGGLPSSLPRKDYGSIV, from the exons ATGGAGGAGGGGAGCGGCAGGCAGGAGGAGGGCGCGGCGCCGCCGCCGTGGAGGCCCAGCGGGGCCACGCTGTTCCGCCGCTTCGTGGGCGCCACCGCTACGCGGGGGGCGCCGCACGCGGCCCatcgggcggcgggcggcggcgttgCCCCGCGCGTAAGCAAGCTCCACGGCGTCAAGAGGAAGCCG TTTGTTGTGAGGCTGACGGCAGACATCATTCAAACTTTTGAAAGATGCCACCCAGAGTTTAAGTACTCAGAGGCGCTAAACCCAAAGCGCTTTCTAACGCATCCTTCGACCCCAGTCCACAATAATGGAGTCGATAATAAATACTGGGACCTTATATTGTTTGTCAACCAGGAATTGCTCAACGAGACATCAAACCGAAG ATTCATTGTCAAGGAAATGCTTGGTCAAGGCACGTTTGGCCAAGTTGTGAAATGCTGGGACACCGAAACTAACGACTATGTTGCTGTGAAGGTTATAAAAAACCAGCCTGCATTTTATCAGCAGGCGATCGTGGAGGTTTCACTCTTAAGAACG CTAAATCAGAAATTTGATCCTGATGATCAGCATAACATTGTCAGAATGCTAGATTATCTCACATTCCAAAATCATCTGTGTATTGCCTTTGAAATGCTTGGTCAAAACCT GTATGAGCTGTTAAAAAGGAATCATTTAAGAGGTCTGAAAGTGAAATATGTACAAGCCTTCTCAAAACAG ATATTGGATGCCATGATTGTGATGAGAGATGGTGGCATCATTCACTGTGATCTAAAACCGGAAAATATCCTCTTAGCCCCAAC TGCCAAGACAGCTGCAGCAGTGAAAGTTATCGATTTTGGATCAGCATGCATGGAGGGTAAAACTGTGTACTCATACATTCAG AGCCGCTATTACAGGTCTCCAGAAGTTCTGCTCGGCTATCC GTATACTACTGCAATAGATATGTGGTCATTCGGTTGCATAGTTGCTGAACTGTTTATAGGGCTACCGCTATTTCCTGGAGCATCAGAATATGATGTGCTTAAGCGTATGCTAAAGATTCTCGG GGGGCAACCACCAGATGACTTGCTAAGGGGAGCTAAAAATACTGGTAGATTTTTTAAACCTCTTGGAAACATTAATCCGGGTATCAGGTCACACGAAAGCCCTAGCACTGCATACAGAATGTTAAGTGAAGAGGAGGTTGAGGGG AGGGGGGCAACAAGACCGATATTAGGGAAATGGTACTTCCCTCAGCAAAGGTTGGACCAGCTAATATTTACCTATCCTTGGGACAATACAGAATTGTCAG AAAAGTCAGATCGCTCGGTATTAGTTGATTTCTTGAGGGGGCTTCTTGAATTCGATCCAAATAAGCGATGGTCGCCATTTCAG GCGTCTGGCCATCCATTCATTACAGGCGAACCTTTCACTGGTCCATATAAGCCTGTCTCTGAGACTCCAAGAATT CCTGTTGCTCATGCTGCAGCAGTTGATCACAATCCAGGAGGAGGGCACTGGTTAGCTGCAGGTCTTTCTCCTGCAGATCTTTCTCCCCAG ATTGGAAGTGCGAACAGATGTCTACCTCCTAATAACCCCTATCATCCAAGAATGCCCTTTTCTTATGGGAGTAGTTATGGAAGCTTTGGTAGCCATGGTAGCTATGCTGGCAATGCAGGTCCTGCTAGCAGCTATGGAAGCTATGGTGATGTTAATAATGTCAACATGTATTACTCACCAGTAGGTCCTTCTGGGTTTCCACATGTTGGCTCTAGTCCAGATATCAGACTGAGACCTCGTATCTCATATGATAGAGGCATTCGGTTAAGCCCTGGAGGTATGGGGCCTATGTCCCTTGGTACCAGTCCATCTCAGTTTACCCCACCAAACTACCAGATGCACATCCCAGCTAATTCTACTGGGAAGCATGGTTCTGGTTCTCCTGCGAGTGGAAGCATTCATGGCTCTCCATTGGGAAAAGCTGCACCAGTAGGCCAGTACAGCAACAGGAAGAACATGCCGATGCCGCCACATGAATTTGCATCTCAGCATGGACAAGGACGACATGGGGATGGTGTCAGTTTTAGTCACTCTGATGCCTATATTCGTGGACACGCTGGCTACTCTCAGCACTCCTTACCTAGTTCTGGTCATTCTAGTTGGAGACCGCAAATAGCTTCTGGAGGTGGATTTACCTTGGAGGCTTCTTCTAGTCATGGGTCTTCCGGAGCATTCCATTCACACAATGTGCCACCTTTGCCCTCATTTGACATTATACCAGATACATCAGGTCCATCAACACAAGATCCTTCTGACTGGGATCCTGATTATAG CGAGGAGTCACTATTGCAAGAGGACAATTCATTGTCAGCTGATTTAACCAGCAGTCTCCATCTTAGGGACGCAACTGGTCAGCCGGGCGGATCTGCCAGATCAACCCGTGTCCAAAGCCACAACTTTGCAAGCTCAAACCCTCTACCGACAGGCCAAAG CTACAGAGGGGATCAACAACTCCCCTCATCCTCACTTGGAAGGGGCACTCGCCCTACTGTTCCAATCATCTATGGTGGTTACACACCCCCGAATTATGCTCAGCAAAGTCTCCGCGGTCGCCATGGACATCAATTTCTTCAACCGAGATACAGTCAGGCAACCACTAACAGTCACATGCGACCGCCAATGGGGAGTCATCAAAGTGGGCAGCCGGCATGGCCTCCTCCCTATGGCGTGGGTGAGGGAATGCCCTGGG GAGGAACAGGTGTGCATTCGTTTACGACAGGCGGTTTACCCTCGTCCCTTCCAAGGAAAGACTATGGGAGCATAGTTTAG
- the LOC127336329 gene encoding alkylated DNA repair protein ALKBH8 homolog, with product MAKSGYTRAPPIAEDAAPSAILFVANCGPAVGLTHNDVAAAFGAFGEVEGVSAADDSGARVIVRFREPAAAGAAMAALHGRPCGRLAGRVLHIRYSVPAPAPKAPAGVSLRVALSSSELGIPGIHLVQEFVTAAEEQELLAAVDSRPWKRLAKRRVQHYGYEFLYETRNVDSKQFLGELPSFVSKILEKIVTFPGVKSCTTKLVDQLTVNEYPCGVGLSPHIDTHSAFEEMIFSLSLAGPCIMEFRQYPKGSWRAPSMVNGTDEPSIQDPQCIRKAVFLPPQSMLLMSGEGRYAWHHYIPHHKIDDVAGQVIKRSLRRVSFTFRKVRMGLCDCEYGQFCDSQSK from the exons ATGGCGAAGTCCGGCTACACGCGCGCGCCGCCCATCGCCGAGGACGCCGCTCCCAGCGCCATCCTGTTCGTGGCCAACTGCGGGCCGGCGGTGGGGCTGACCCACAACGACGTCGCCGCGGCCTTCGGTGCCTTCGGGGAGGTTGAGGGGGTCAGCGCCGCCGACGACAGCGGCGCGCGCGTCATAGTCCGGTTCCGCGAGCCCGCCGCTGCGGGGGCCGCGATGGCCGCGCTCCACGGGCGCCCCTGCGGCCGCCTCGCCGGGCGCGTGCTGCACATACGCTACTCGGTGCCGGCCCCCGCGCCCAAGGCCCCGGCCGGCGTCTCCCTTCGGGTGGCCCTGTCGTCGTCCGAGCTCGGTATCCCGGGCATTCACTTGGTCCAGGAGTTCGTCACTGCCGCGGAGGAACAG GAACTTCTTGCCGCTGTGGATAGCAGACCGTGGAAAAGATTGGCCAAAAGGCGAGTTCAGCATTATGGTTATGAGTTTCTGTACGAA ACGAGGAATGTTGATTCGAAGCAGTTCCTGGGTGAATTGCCATCTTTTGTTTCGAAAATCCTTGAAAAAATTGTGACATTCCCTGGCGTGAAGAGCTGTACTACTAAACTGGTCGATCAATTAACA GTAAATGAATATCCTTGTGGTGTAGGTTTATCTCCACATATAGATACACACTCAGCATTCGAAGAAATGATCTTCAGCCTTTCTTTGGCTGGACCTTGTATTATGGAGTTTAGACAATATCCTAAAGGCAGTTGGCGTGCTCCAAGTATGGTCAATGGAACTGATGAACCTAGCATCCAAGATCCACAATGCATTAGGAAAGCTGTCTTCCTTCCTCCCCAGTCGATGCTACTGATGTCTGGAGAAGGCCGATATGCTTGGCATCACTATATACCACACCATAAG ATTGATGATGTGGCTGGTCAAGTCATTAAAAGAAGTTTGCGGCGTGTTTCTTTCACATTCCGAAAG GTGAGAATGGGCCTTTGTGATTGTGAATATGGGCAATTTTGTGATTCTCAGAGCAAGTAA
- the LOC127336330 gene encoding pectin acetylesterase 11 has translation MASGPAPIPSGAWLPHAAALVTLVLALAAVPSAWADNVDMVFLKSAVAKGAVCLDGTPPVYHFSPGSGSGANNWVVHMEGGGWCKTSEECAIRKGNFRGSSKYMKPLSFSGILGGSQKYNPDFYNWNRVKVRYCDGSSFTGDVAAVESSTNLHYRGARVWNAIIEDLLQKGMSKAQNALLSGCSAGGLAAILHCDKFSDLLPASAKVKCFSDAGYFFDGTDITGNKYVRKVYKDIVNLHESAKNLPSSCTSTQSPELCFFPQYVIPTLRTPLFILNAAYDSWQIRNILAPSAADKSKAWAKCKLDIKNCSSSQLVTMQNFRKEYLAALPQPGQSRSLGMFIDSCFAHCQSGAQDSWLAEGSPSIQKTQIGKAVGDWFFERAVSQRIDCPYPCNQTCKDNEDD, from the exons ATGGCTTCTGGCCCGGCTCCGATCCCTTCCGGAGCGTGGCTGCCCCACGCGGCAGCGCTGGTGACGCTGGTGCTGGCTCTTGCGGCGGTGCCGTCAGCTTGGGCGGACAATGTGGACATGGTGTTCCTCAAAAGCGCAGTCGCCAAAGGAGCAG TGTGCCTGGACGGGACTCCCCCGGTCTACCACTTCTCCCCTGGCTCCGGCTCTGGCGCCAATAACTGGGTGGTTCATATGGAG GGAGGAGGGTGGTGCAAGACCTCCGAGGAGTGCGCAATCCGGAAGGGCAACTTCAGGGGCTCTTCCAAGTACATGAAGCCACTCTCCTTTTCTGGGATATTAGGGGGCAGCCAGAAATACAATCCTG ATTTCTACAACTGGAACAGAGTGAAGGTCAGATACTGCGATGGTTCATCATTTACCGGTGATGTCGCGGCAGTAGAATCT TCGACAAACCTGCATTACAGAGGGGCAAGGGTTTGGAATGCCATCATCGAAGATCTACTCCAGAAGGGGATGAGCAAGGCACAGAAT GCTCTTCTTTCTGGATGTTCAGCCGGAGGTCTAGCAGCAATACTGCATTGTGACAAATTCAGTGATCTGCTTCCAGCATCGGCAAAAGTCAAGTGCTTTTCAGATGCTGGTTATTTTTTTGATGG GACAGATATCACCGGCAACAAATATGTCAGAAAGGTCTATAAGGATATTGTAAACCTACAT GAATCAGCTAAAAATTTGCCATCTTCATGTACATCGACGCAATCACCTGAGCTG TGCTTCTTCCCGCAGTATGTCATCCCAACATTGCGCACACCGCTATTCATACTTAACGCAGCGTATGACTCATGGCAG ATCAGGAACATACTAGCACCTAGCGCTGCTGATAAAAGCAAGGCCTGGGCCAAATGCAAGCTTGACATAAAGAACTGCTCCTCCAGCCAACTCGTGACCATGCAGA ATTTCAGGAAAGAGTATCTGGCAGCGCTTCCTCAACCGGGGCAGTCTCGTTCTCTAGGCATGTTCATCGACTCATGCTTTGCTCACTGTCAATCTGGAGCACAAGACTCATGGCTTGCCGAAGGTTCCCCTTCCATTCAGAAGACG CAAATTGGCAAAGCAGTGGGGGACTGGTTCTTTGAACGGGCGGTATCCCAGCGGATTGATTGCCCATATCCTTGCAACCAGACCTGCAAGGACAATGAAGATGATTGA
- the LOC127336327 gene encoding dual specificity protein kinase YAK1 homolog isoform X1 — protein MEEGSGRQEEGAAPPPWRPSGATLFRRFVGATATRGAPHAAHRAAGGGVAPRVSKLHGVKRKPFVVRLTADIIQTFERCHPEFKYSEALNPKRFLTHPSTPVHNNGVDNKYWDLILFVNQELLNETSNRRFIVKEMLGQGTFGQVVKCWDTETNDYVAVKVIKNQPAFYQQAIVEVSLLRTLNQKFDPDDQHNIVRMLDYLTFQNHLCIAFEMLGQNLYELLKRNHLRGLKVKYVQAFSKQILDAMIVMRDGGIIHCDLKPENILLAPTAKTAAAVKVIDFGSACMEGKTVYSYIQSRYYRSPEVLLGYPYTTAIDMWSFGCIVAELFIGLPLFPGASEYDVLKRMLKILGGQPPDDLLRGAKNTGRFFKPLGNINPGIRSHESPSTAYRMLSEEEVEGRGATRPILGKWYFPQQRLDQLIFTYPWDNTELSETEKSDRSVLVDFLRGLLEFDPNKRWSPFQASGHPFITGEPFTGPYKPVSETPRIPVAHAAAVDHNPGGGHWLAAGLSPADLSPQIGSANRCLPPNNPYHPRMPFSYGSSYGSFGSHGSYAGNAGPASSYGSYGDVNNVNMYYSPVGPSGFPHVGSSPDIRLRPRISYDRGIRLSPGGMGPMSLGTSPSQFTPPNYQMHIPANSTGKHGSGSPASGSIHGSPLGKAAPVGQYSNRKNMPMPPHEFASQHGQGRHGDGVSFSHSDAYIRGHAGYSQHSLPSSGHSSWRPQIASGGGFTLEASSSHGSSGAFHSHNVPPLPSFDIIPDTSGPSTQDPSDWDPDYSEESLLQEDNSLSADLTSSLHLRDATGQPGGSARSTRVQSHNFASSNPLPTGQSYRGDQQLPSSSLGRGTRPTVPIIYGGYTPPNYAQQSLRGRHGHQFLQPRYSQATTNSHMRPPMGSHQSGQPAWPPPYGVGEGMPWGGTGVHSFTTGGLPSSLPRKDYGSIV, from the exons ATGGAGGAGGGGAGCGGCAGGCAGGAGGAGGGCGCGGCGCCGCCGCCGTGGAGGCCCAGCGGGGCCACGCTGTTCCGCCGCTTCGTGGGCGCCACCGCTACGCGGGGGGCGCCGCACGCGGCCCatcgggcggcgggcggcggcgttgCCCCGCGCGTAAGCAAGCTCCACGGCGTCAAGAGGAAGCCG TTTGTTGTGAGGCTGACGGCAGACATCATTCAAACTTTTGAAAGATGCCACCCAGAGTTTAAGTACTCAGAGGCGCTAAACCCAAAGCGCTTTCTAACGCATCCTTCGACCCCAGTCCACAATAATGGAGTCGATAATAAATACTGGGACCTTATATTGTTTGTCAACCAGGAATTGCTCAACGAGACATCAAACCGAAG ATTCATTGTCAAGGAAATGCTTGGTCAAGGCACGTTTGGCCAAGTTGTGAAATGCTGGGACACCGAAACTAACGACTATGTTGCTGTGAAGGTTATAAAAAACCAGCCTGCATTTTATCAGCAGGCGATCGTGGAGGTTTCACTCTTAAGAACG CTAAATCAGAAATTTGATCCTGATGATCAGCATAACATTGTCAGAATGCTAGATTATCTCACATTCCAAAATCATCTGTGTATTGCCTTTGAAATGCTTGGTCAAAACCT GTATGAGCTGTTAAAAAGGAATCATTTAAGAGGTCTGAAAGTGAAATATGTACAAGCCTTCTCAAAACAG ATATTGGATGCCATGATTGTGATGAGAGATGGTGGCATCATTCACTGTGATCTAAAACCGGAAAATATCCTCTTAGCCCCAAC TGCCAAGACAGCTGCAGCAGTGAAAGTTATCGATTTTGGATCAGCATGCATGGAGGGTAAAACTGTGTACTCATACATTCAG AGCCGCTATTACAGGTCTCCAGAAGTTCTGCTCGGCTATCC GTATACTACTGCAATAGATATGTGGTCATTCGGTTGCATAGTTGCTGAACTGTTTATAGGGCTACCGCTATTTCCTGGAGCATCAGAATATGATGTGCTTAAGCGTATGCTAAAGATTCTCGG GGGGCAACCACCAGATGACTTGCTAAGGGGAGCTAAAAATACTGGTAGATTTTTTAAACCTCTTGGAAACATTAATCCGGGTATCAGGTCACACGAAAGCCCTAGCACTGCATACAGAATGTTAAGTGAAGAGGAGGTTGAGGGG AGGGGGGCAACAAGACCGATATTAGGGAAATGGTACTTCCCTCAGCAAAGGTTGGACCAGCTAATATTTACCTATCCTTGGGACAATACAGAATTGTCAG AGACAGAAAAGTCAGATCGCTCGGTATTAGTTGATTTCTTGAGGGGGCTTCTTGAATTCGATCCAAATAAGCGATGGTCGCCATTTCAG GCGTCTGGCCATCCATTCATTACAGGCGAACCTTTCACTGGTCCATATAAGCCTGTCTCTGAGACTCCAAGAATT CCTGTTGCTCATGCTGCAGCAGTTGATCACAATCCAGGAGGAGGGCACTGGTTAGCTGCAGGTCTTTCTCCTGCAGATCTTTCTCCCCAG ATTGGAAGTGCGAACAGATGTCTACCTCCTAATAACCCCTATCATCCAAGAATGCCCTTTTCTTATGGGAGTAGTTATGGAAGCTTTGGTAGCCATGGTAGCTATGCTGGCAATGCAGGTCCTGCTAGCAGCTATGGAAGCTATGGTGATGTTAATAATGTCAACATGTATTACTCACCAGTAGGTCCTTCTGGGTTTCCACATGTTGGCTCTAGTCCAGATATCAGACTGAGACCTCGTATCTCATATGATAGAGGCATTCGGTTAAGCCCTGGAGGTATGGGGCCTATGTCCCTTGGTACCAGTCCATCTCAGTTTACCCCACCAAACTACCAGATGCACATCCCAGCTAATTCTACTGGGAAGCATGGTTCTGGTTCTCCTGCGAGTGGAAGCATTCATGGCTCTCCATTGGGAAAAGCTGCACCAGTAGGCCAGTACAGCAACAGGAAGAACATGCCGATGCCGCCACATGAATTTGCATCTCAGCATGGACAAGGACGACATGGGGATGGTGTCAGTTTTAGTCACTCTGATGCCTATATTCGTGGACACGCTGGCTACTCTCAGCACTCCTTACCTAGTTCTGGTCATTCTAGTTGGAGACCGCAAATAGCTTCTGGAGGTGGATTTACCTTGGAGGCTTCTTCTAGTCATGGGTCTTCCGGAGCATTCCATTCACACAATGTGCCACCTTTGCCCTCATTTGACATTATACCAGATACATCAGGTCCATCAACACAAGATCCTTCTGACTGGGATCCTGATTATAG CGAGGAGTCACTATTGCAAGAGGACAATTCATTGTCAGCTGATTTAACCAGCAGTCTCCATCTTAGGGACGCAACTGGTCAGCCGGGCGGATCTGCCAGATCAACCCGTGTCCAAAGCCACAACTTTGCAAGCTCAAACCCTCTACCGACAGGCCAAAG CTACAGAGGGGATCAACAACTCCCCTCATCCTCACTTGGAAGGGGCACTCGCCCTACTGTTCCAATCATCTATGGTGGTTACACACCCCCGAATTATGCTCAGCAAAGTCTCCGCGGTCGCCATGGACATCAATTTCTTCAACCGAGATACAGTCAGGCAACCACTAACAGTCACATGCGACCGCCAATGGGGAGTCATCAAAGTGGGCAGCCGGCATGGCCTCCTCCCTATGGCGTGGGTGAGGGAATGCCCTGGG GAGGAACAGGTGTGCATTCGTTTACGACAGGCGGTTTACCCTCGTCCCTTCCAAGGAAAGACTATGGGAGCATAGTTTAG